A portion of the Corynebacterium occultum genome contains these proteins:
- a CDS encoding low molecular weight protein-tyrosine-phosphatase, producing the protein MSAAFGEDQRYHISFICTGNICRSPMAEVIIAQAVEDAGLESLVKVDSCGIGGWHVGQKADKRALSELRSAGYDGDRHRAAQFGAEHQNADLLIALDSGHRSELIARGAEEKRIRLLRSFDPTAPEGAGVDDPYYGGPEGFRETRHLIEAATPGLITWLREHVNQREFIIEAGER; encoded by the coding sequence ATGTCCGCAGCCTTCGGCGAGGACCAGCGTTACCACATCAGTTTCATCTGTACCGGAAATATCTGCCGCTCCCCCATGGCCGAGGTGATCATCGCGCAAGCGGTGGAGGATGCCGGATTGGAATCCCTCGTCAAGGTTGACTCCTGCGGCATCGGCGGCTGGCACGTCGGCCAGAAGGCCGATAAACGCGCCCTGTCCGAGTTGCGTTCCGCCGGCTACGACGGTGATCGCCACCGTGCCGCCCAATTCGGTGCTGAGCACCAGAACGCCGATCTGCTGATCGCCCTGGACAGCGGCCACCGCTCCGAGCTCATCGCCCGCGGGGCCGAGGAAAAGCGTATCCGGCTGCTCCGCAGCTTTGACCCGACAGCCCCGGAGGGTGCCGGGGTCGATGACCCCTACTACGGCGGCCCTGAAGGCTTCCGCGAAACCCGCCACCTGATCGAGGCTGCGACACCGGGCCTGATCACCTGGCTCCGCGAGCATGTCAACCAGCGGGAATTCATCATTGAGGCAGGCGAAAGGTAG
- a CDS encoding SURF1 family cytochrome oxidase biogenesis protein, whose protein sequence is MSTKVERRRAKDHKREKFSWKFFLRPGWILAILAIVAFSYASFSFLAPWQLGKDEDIVQRNKQLEQAFEQDPVPYQEVFDPEGQIEATEEWTRVLLTGQFLPDSEALLRLRPVEKTPVFQALTPFETNDGEIFLVNRGFVAFPGPQIPEIEPAPTNEVTITGMARLNETRPDNPPMVEQDRLQVYGINTGQVGEAVDLELAESYIQLSEGSAGELNAMPVPKLDRGSHLSYGWQWLAFGIMAPLGLGYFIWAEVRERRRVRREEDELAATEAGVTPDAGDETGTDARNEPDPEVVKPEDREATRSRDVRARYGGQHPDHWKRRSRH, encoded by the coding sequence GTGAGCACCAAGGTTGAACGTCGACGCGCCAAGGACCACAAGCGGGAGAAATTCAGTTGGAAATTCTTCCTCCGTCCTGGGTGGATCCTGGCGATCCTGGCGATCGTCGCCTTCTCCTACGCATCCTTCTCCTTCCTCGCCCCCTGGCAACTGGGCAAGGACGAGGACATTGTCCAACGCAATAAACAGCTTGAGCAGGCCTTCGAGCAGGACCCGGTCCCCTATCAGGAAGTCTTCGACCCTGAAGGCCAGATCGAGGCCACCGAGGAATGGACCAGGGTGCTGTTGACCGGACAATTCCTCCCTGATTCCGAGGCGCTGCTCAGACTGCGTCCCGTGGAGAAAACCCCGGTGTTCCAGGCACTGACTCCCTTCGAAACCAATGACGGGGAAATCTTCCTGGTCAACCGTGGTTTCGTTGCCTTCCCCGGCCCGCAGATCCCTGAGATTGAGCCGGCCCCCACCAACGAAGTCACCATCACCGGCATGGCCCGGCTCAATGAGACCCGGCCCGACAATCCCCCCATGGTGGAACAGGACCGGCTGCAGGTCTACGGCATCAACACCGGGCAGGTCGGCGAGGCCGTGGACCTGGAGCTGGCGGAAAGCTACATCCAGCTCTCCGAAGGCTCCGCCGGTGAACTGAACGCCATGCCGGTACCCAAACTGGACCGCGGCTCCCACCTCAGCTACGGCTGGCAGTGGCTGGCCTTCGGAATCATGGCCCCACTGGGCCTGGGCTACTTCATCTGGGCTGAGGTGCGGGAACGACGCCGCGTCCGCCGTGAGGAAGATGAGCTGGCCGCAACTGAGGCAGGCGTGACTCCGGATGCCGGGGATGAGACGGGAACCGATGCCCGAAACGAACCCGACCCCGAGGTGGTCAAGCCCGAGGACCGGGAGGCGACACGCTCCCGGGATGTCCGTGCCCGCTACGGCGGACAACATCCGGATCATTGGAAGCGCCGCTCCCGCCACTAG
- a CDS encoding DUF2599 domain-containing protein, with protein MFKRTKLAATATALILVTSPGLARATVIDSYTTTENSRGTVYNISPNKKDGNLSSSSSSHDPGPEMESKGIPATPSLVGQLTCHVIFAPGKPIWNLEDWRPEVTFPGMVASACNP; from the coding sequence ATGTTCAAACGCACCAAACTCGCCGCAACCGCGACCGCCCTGATATTGGTGACCAGCCCCGGCCTCGCCCGGGCTACGGTGATCGATTCCTACACCACCACGGAAAACAGTCGTGGCACCGTGTACAACATCTCTCCGAACAAGAAAGACGGGAACCTGAGCTCCTCGAGCAGCAGCCACGATCCCGGACCGGAGATGGAGAGCAAGGGCATTCCTGCCACGCCCTCCCTTGTGGGCCAGCTGACCTGCCACGTCATCTTCGCCCCCGGCAAACCGATCTGGAACCTAGAGGACTGGCGGCCTGAGGTGACTTTCCCGGGGATGGTCGCATCCGCCTGCAACCCCTGA
- a CDS encoding DUF3052 domain-containing protein, which yields MVDAPGTVKNSAQDYAQRLGILSGQTVQEVGWDEDCDSSISEGIEEVLGEELLDEDTDEICDAVILWWREDDGDLVDGLVDAVRPLAENGRIWLLTPGAGKPGTLETGLIAESAQLAGLVQTKSDRFGDWQGSCLVQRGTTKK from the coding sequence GTGGTGGACGCTCCGGGCACGGTGAAAAATAGTGCCCAGGATTACGCACAACGTCTCGGGATTCTTTCGGGCCAGACCGTTCAAGAGGTCGGCTGGGATGAAGACTGTGACAGCTCCATTTCCGAGGGCATCGAGGAGGTGCTCGGCGAGGAGCTGCTGGACGAAGATACCGATGAAATCTGCGATGCCGTGATCCTGTGGTGGCGTGAAGATGACGGTGACCTGGTCGATGGCCTGGTGGATGCGGTCCGACCGCTCGCCGAAAATGGTCGCATCTGGCTGCTGACTCCGGGAGCCGGTAAGCCGGGCACCCTGGAAACCGGTCTGATCGCGGAATCTGCACAGCTGGCCGGTCTGGTTCAGACCAAGTCTGACCGTTTCGGTGATTGGCAGGGCTCCTGCCTCGTTCAGCGGGGCACCACCAAGAAGTAG
- the aceE gene encoding pyruvate dehydrogenase (acetyl-transferring), homodimeric type: protein MADRKIGGKPTDDSNFALIRDGVASYLNDTDPEETREWMDSLDGLLAESTHDRARYLMLRLLERASAKRVALPPLLSTDYVNTIPTSMEPEFPGDEEIEKRYRRWMRWNAAIMVHRAQRPGIEVGGHISTFAGAAPLYEVGFNHFFRGKNHPGGGDQIFFQGHASPGMYARAFLEGRLTEDDLDGFRQEVSRPQGGIPSYPHPHGMPDFWEFPTVSMGLGPMDAIYQARFNRYLHNRGIKDTSQQHVWAFLGDGEMDEPESRGLLQKAALENLDNLTFVINCNLQRLDGPVRGNTQIIQELEAFFRGAGWSVIKVIWGREWDDLFERDQEGALVNVMNTTPDGDYQTFKANDGAYVREHFFGRDERTRKLVEEMTDDEIWRLPRGGHDYRKVYAAYKRATETKDKPTVILAFTIKGYGLGHNFEGRNATHQMKKLTLDDLKQFRDKQGIPISDADLEKDPYLPPYYHPGADSEEIKYMLERRKELGGFLPERRSNYEPIQVPPLDKLRSVRKGSGKQQIATTMAMVRTFKELIRDKGISESLVPIIPDEARTFGMDSWFPTLKIYNPHGQNYVPVDHDLMLSYRESTDGQILHEGINEAGSVASFIAAGSSYATHGKAMIPLYVVYSMFGFQRTADSIWAAADQMSRGFIMGATAGRTTLTGEGLQHMDGHSLLLSATNPGVVSYDPAFSYEIAHLVHEGIDRMYGPGRGENVIYYMTIYNEPTSQPAEPENLDVEGLHKGIYLYSEGEGDGHEASILASGIGMQAALRAQEILKSDYGVRANIFSVTSWTELAREGAAQKLEQLRNPAGAVEEAFATKQLKKASGPYVAVSDFATDLPESIRKLVPGDYTTLGTDGFGFSDTRPAARRFFNTDAESVVVAVLSGLAREGQFDISVADEAAKKFNLDDPTKA, encoded by the coding sequence ATGGCTGACCGGAAGATCGGTGGCAAGCCCACGGACGACTCCAACTTCGCGCTGATCCGCGATGGCGTTGCTTCGTACTTGAATGACACCGACCCGGAGGAGACCCGGGAGTGGATGGATTCGCTCGACGGACTACTCGCCGAATCCACCCACGACCGCGCCCGCTACCTGATGCTGCGTCTGTTGGAGCGTGCCTCCGCCAAGCGCGTTGCACTCCCGCCGCTGCTGTCGACCGACTACGTCAACACCATCCCGACCTCCATGGAGCCGGAATTCCCCGGCGATGAGGAGATCGAGAAGCGTTACCGTCGTTGGATGCGCTGGAATGCCGCCATCATGGTGCACCGCGCCCAGCGCCCGGGCATTGAGGTCGGTGGCCACATCTCCACTTTCGCTGGTGCTGCCCCGCTCTATGAGGTGGGATTCAACCACTTCTTCCGCGGCAAGAACCACCCCGGCGGTGGTGACCAGATCTTCTTCCAGGGTCACGCATCCCCGGGCATGTACGCCCGCGCTTTCCTCGAGGGTCGTTTGACCGAGGATGACTTGGACGGTTTCCGTCAGGAAGTCTCCCGCCCTCAGGGTGGCATCCCCTCTTACCCGCACCCCCACGGCATGCCGGACTTCTGGGAATTCCCGACCGTGTCCATGGGCCTGGGCCCGATGGATGCCATCTACCAGGCGCGCTTCAACCGCTACCTGCATAACCGTGGCATCAAGGACACCTCCCAGCAGCACGTCTGGGCATTCCTGGGTGACGGCGAGATGGATGAGCCGGAGTCCCGTGGCCTGCTGCAGAAGGCTGCCCTGGAGAACCTGGACAACCTGACCTTCGTGATCAACTGCAACCTGCAGCGTCTCGACGGCCCGGTCCGTGGTAACACCCAGATCATCCAGGAGCTGGAGGCGTTCTTCCGCGGCGCCGGCTGGTCCGTGATCAAGGTCATCTGGGGCCGCGAGTGGGATGATCTCTTCGAGCGGGATCAGGAGGGTGCTCTGGTCAACGTCATGAACACCACTCCGGATGGTGACTACCAGACCTTCAAGGCCAATGACGGTGCCTACGTGCGCGAGCACTTCTTCGGCCGGGATGAGCGCACCCGCAAGCTGGTCGAAGAGATGACCGACGATGAGATCTGGCGCCTGCCCCGCGGTGGTCACGACTACCGCAAGGTCTACGCCGCCTACAAGCGCGCCACCGAGACCAAGGACAAGCCCACCGTCATCCTGGCCTTCACCATCAAGGGCTACGGCCTGGGCCACAACTTCGAGGGCCGCAACGCGACCCACCAGATGAAGAAGCTGACCCTGGATGACCTGAAGCAGTTCCGCGATAAGCAGGGCATCCCGATCTCCGACGCTGATCTGGAGAAGGATCCCTACCTGCCGCCCTACTATCACCCCGGTGCGGACTCCGAAGAGATCAAGTACATGCTGGAGCGCCGTAAGGAGCTCGGTGGATTCCTCCCGGAGCGTCGTAGCAACTACGAGCCGATCCAGGTGCCGCCGCTGGACAAGCTGCGTTCGGTCCGTAAGGGTTCCGGCAAGCAGCAGATTGCCACCACCATGGCGATGGTCCGTACCTTCAAGGAACTGATCCGTGACAAGGGTATCTCTGAATCCCTGGTGCCGATCATCCCGGATGAGGCCCGTACCTTCGGCATGGACTCCTGGTTCCCGACCCTGAAGATCTACAACCCGCACGGTCAGAACTACGTCCCGGTCGACCATGACCTGATGCTCTCCTACCGTGAGTCCACCGATGGCCAGATCCTGCACGAGGGCATCAACGAGGCTGGTTCCGTGGCATCCTTCATTGCCGCCGGTTCCTCCTACGCCACCCACGGCAAGGCCATGATCCCCCTGTACGTGGTCTACTCCATGTTCGGTTTCCAGCGCACCGCGGACTCCATCTGGGCAGCCGCTGACCAGATGTCGCGTGGCTTCATCATGGGTGCCACCGCCGGCCGCACCACCCTGACCGGTGAGGGCCTGCAGCACATGGACGGCCACTCCCTGCTACTGTCCGCCACCAACCCGGGTGTCGTCTCCTATGACCCGGCCTTCTCCTATGAGATCGCTCACCTGGTGCATGAGGGCATCGACCGCATGTACGGCCCCGGCCGTGGCGAGAACGTCATCTACTACATGACGATCTACAACGAGCCGACCTCCCAGCCGGCGGAGCCGGAGAACCTGGACGTGGAGGGCCTGCACAAGGGCATCTACCTCTACTCCGAGGGCGAGGGTGACGGCCATGAGGCCTCCATCCTGGCTTCCGGTATCGGCATGCAGGCCGCGCTGCGTGCCCAGGAGATTTTGAAGAGCGATTATGGTGTGCGCGCCAATATCTTCTCCGTCACCTCCTGGACCGAGCTGGCCCGCGAGGGTGCCGCGCAGAAGCTGGAGCAGCTGCGCAACCCGGCGGGAGCGGTCGAAGAGGCCTTCGCCACCAAGCAGCTGAAGAAGGCCTCCGGTCCCTACGTGGCAGTCTCTGACTTCGCCACCGATCTGCCGGAGTCCATCCGCAAGCTGGTCCCGGGTGACTACACCACCCTGGGCACCGATGGTTTCGGTTTCTCCGACACCCGCCCGGCTGCCCGCCGCTTCTTCAACACCGACGCAGAGTCGGTTGTCGTGGCGGTGCTCTCCGGTCTGGCACGCGAGGGCCAGTTCGACATCTCTGTTGCCGATGAGGCTGCGAAGAAGTTCAACCTGGATGATCCGACCAAGGCCTAA
- a CDS encoding alpha/beta fold hydrolase, whose product MNLRTLTPAGRRRIALERGVLHSQNREPGLRDVDKQGTVNSEGIRVYYYRSGPVDATTTVVFVHGFTLAAESYYLQVKHLRQHHPEVACLLLDLRGHGQTGAVAAPKCTIDGLAHDVRETIAQQAPEGRLILVGHSLGGLAVLAALRQMLVEDPACHARVAGVTLVSTSIESLSAQGIPQILASPLADRVMEAVEASPDDARQVREAAAKFLAPTLATAVFKRSTDYELVEFHAAMIHETPLTSFVGFFDDLQEHGELDAVPALQGIPGFIITGEKDEVTPLSQAERLWEVWPEAWFQIAAGAGHMLILEAPDIVNQAISRLLEN is encoded by the coding sequence ATGAACCTCAGGACTCTGACCCCGGCGGGGCGACGCAGGATCGCCTTGGAGCGGGGTGTGCTGCATTCCCAGAACCGCGAGCCGGGCCTACGGGATGTCGATAAGCAGGGCACCGTGAACAGCGAGGGCATCAGGGTGTACTACTACCGCAGTGGCCCGGTGGATGCGACAACCACGGTGGTCTTCGTCCACGGTTTCACCCTCGCCGCCGAGTCCTACTACCTGCAGGTCAAACACCTCCGCCAGCATCACCCCGAGGTGGCCTGCCTGCTGCTGGATCTACGTGGTCACGGCCAGACCGGGGCGGTGGCGGCACCCAAGTGCACCATCGACGGGCTGGCCCACGACGTGCGTGAGACCATCGCACAACAGGCCCCTGAGGGCCGCCTGATCCTGGTGGGACATTCCCTCGGCGGGCTGGCGGTGCTAGCGGCGCTGCGCCAGATGCTCGTCGAGGACCCCGCCTGCCACGCCCGGGTGGCGGGGGTGACGCTGGTGTCCACCAGCATCGAATCCCTCTCCGCCCAGGGCATCCCCCAGATTCTGGCCTCACCCCTGGCGGATCGCGTGATGGAGGCGGTGGAGGCCTCCCCGGATGATGCCCGCCAGGTGCGGGAGGCGGCGGCGAAGTTCCTGGCACCCACCCTGGCCACCGCGGTGTTCAAAAGGTCCACCGACTATGAGCTGGTGGAGTTCCATGCCGCCATGATTCATGAAACCCCACTGACCTCATTCGTGGGTTTCTTCGATGACCTCCAGGAGCATGGGGAACTCGATGCCGTGCCCGCGCTGCAGGGGATCCCGGGTTTCATCATCACCGGGGAGAAGGATGAGGTGACCCCCCTGAGCCAGGCCGAGCGACTCTGGGAGGTGTGGCCGGAGGCCTGGTTCCAGATCGCAGCAGGGGCGGGACACATGCTCATTCTGGAGGCCCCGGACATCGTCAATCAGGCGATCAGCAGACTTCTGGAGAACTAA
- a CDS encoding acyl carrier protein: protein MTTTELQAELAKIFQDYAGVEAADVVPEARIIEDLAVNSLSLVEITIRIEEAFGVQLEDKHVMNFQTIGDLIGHLEAERSPA from the coding sequence ATGACCACCACCGAACTCCAGGCCGAATTGGCGAAGATTTTTCAGGACTACGCCGGGGTGGAAGCCGCGGATGTAGTCCCCGAAGCACGCATCATCGAAGACCTCGCAGTCAACTCCCTGTCACTGGTGGAGATCACCATCCGCATCGAGGAGGCCTTCGGCGTGCAGCTGGAGGATAAGCATGTGATGAACTTCCAGACCATCGGGGACCTGATCGGGCATCTGGAAGCTGAGCGCTCCCCCGCCTAA
- a CDS encoding HAD-IIA family hydrolase: MNHHIAYLTDMDGVLIREGEMIPGAEHFLQELEDNDIPYMVLTNNSIHTPRDLAARLRSTGLDIPAERIWTSATATADFLARQKKAGTAYVVGESGLTTGLHAAGWILTDDRPEFVVLGETRSYSFEAITTAINLINGGARFICTNPDVTGPAPVGILPATGAVAALITAATGMEPYYVGKPNPVMMRSALNTIGAHSEHTVMIGDRMDTDVRSGLEAGLRTILVRSGISDDAEINRYPYRPDRVVDSIADIAVNVLDPFGDGHFLPGESEELEG, from the coding sequence ATGAACCACCACATTGCCTACCTGACCGACATGGACGGGGTGCTGATCCGTGAGGGTGAGATGATCCCCGGTGCGGAACACTTCCTGCAGGAACTCGAAGACAATGACATCCCGTACATGGTGCTGACGAATAACTCGATCCACACCCCCAGGGATCTTGCCGCCAGGCTGCGTTCCACCGGACTGGATATCCCCGCGGAGCGGATCTGGACCTCGGCCACGGCCACCGCAGATTTTCTCGCCCGCCAGAAGAAGGCCGGCACCGCCTATGTGGTCGGTGAATCGGGGTTGACCACCGGGTTGCATGCCGCCGGTTGGATCCTCACTGATGATCGCCCGGAGTTTGTGGTGTTGGGGGAAACCCGCTCCTACTCTTTTGAGGCGATCACCACCGCCATCAACCTGATCAACGGTGGGGCGCGGTTCATCTGTACCAACCCGGATGTCACCGGTCCCGCCCCGGTGGGCATTCTCCCCGCCACCGGCGCGGTGGCCGCTCTGATCACCGCGGCCACCGGCATGGAGCCCTACTATGTGGGCAAGCCGAACCCGGTGATGATGCGTTCCGCGTTGAACACCATCGGCGCCCATTCCGAGCACACCGTGATGATCGGCGACCGGATGGACACTGATGTCCGCTCCGGGTTGGAGGCCGGGTTGCGCACCATCCTGGTGCGTTCCGGGATCTCCGATGATGCCGAGATCAACCGCTACCCCTACCGACCGGACCGGGTGGTGGACTCCATCGCCGATATCGCCGTGAATGTCCTTGACCCCTTCGGTGACGGGCATTTCCTGCCTGGCGAGAGCGAGGAGCTGGAGGGCTGA
- a CDS encoding serine hydrolase domain-containing protein, translated as MNALEKIQDWPVNSAAAALLNDGELTTTGDTTKIFELASVTKLLAAYGILLAVEEGVFELDDPLGPEGSTVRHLLAHASGVGFSSREPEKSVAERRIYSSAGFEILAEAVGEESGISFPEYLRLGLFEPLGMKDTELWGSAGHEARSTVDDLAKFAAELLSPKLLHPQTLAEAFQVQFPELDGVVPGYGMKKPNPWGLGFEIRGEKDPHWTAPSMPADVVGHFGQSGTYLWVAPGTGRAMVALTDEPFGAWAKPLWAETNEAIWAELG; from the coding sequence ATGAATGCACTGGAGAAAATTCAGGACTGGCCCGTCAACTCGGCTGCCGCCGCCCTGCTCAACGATGGGGAGCTCACCACCACCGGGGATACCACCAAGATATTTGAATTGGCGAGCGTGACCAAGCTACTTGCCGCCTATGGCATTCTGCTGGCGGTGGAGGAGGGGGTCTTTGAACTCGATGACCCCCTCGGCCCCGAAGGTTCCACGGTGCGTCACCTGCTCGCACACGCCTCCGGGGTGGGTTTTTCCAGCCGCGAGCCGGAGAAGAGCGTGGCGGAACGCCGCATATATTCTTCTGCCGGTTTTGAGATCCTGGCAGAGGCAGTGGGGGAGGAAAGCGGGATCAGCTTCCCCGAGTATCTGCGCCTGGGTCTTTTTGAGCCACTGGGGATGAAGGACACCGAGCTCTGGGGTTCCGCCGGGCATGAGGCACGGTCCACGGTGGACGATCTGGCGAAGTTCGCCGCTGAGCTGCTTTCCCCGAAGCTGCTTCACCCCCAGACCCTGGCGGAGGCTTTTCAGGTGCAGTTCCCGGAACTCGATGGTGTGGTTCCGGGCTACGGCATGAAGAAACCCAATCCCTGGGGCCTGGGTTTTGAAATCCGTGGTGAGAAGGACCCCCACTGGACCGCGCCCTCCATGCCAGCCGATGTGGTCGGCCACTTCGGGCAGTCCGGCACCTACCTGTGGGTCGCGCCGGGGACGGGACGGGCGATGGTGGCACTGACCGATGAGCCTTTCGGTGCCTGGGCAAAGCCCCTGTGGGCGGAGACCAATGAGGCGATCTGGGCTGAGTTGGGATGA
- a CDS encoding trimeric intracellular cation channel family protein, giving the protein MPHVDPEILALYQVFDLIGVVLNGIIGGTIARQRNFDFIGFLFLALFSALGGGMLRDTLIQAGTPAAIADPIYLTLAFGGAVIALAVHFQGKTWEIFKVHGDAVILGVWAVTGCVKALSAGLPWLSAIFMGVITAVGGGMIRDICTGEVPGIFGGGPLYAVPAVLSSVSMVLFHAADLEAVGMVISPLVGIGLAVLSYWKGWVLPAPTNWAPVNMTAAQLAAALKRAEKRGHRQGRHEARREHNREQAKKNPE; this is encoded by the coding sequence ATGCCCCATGTCGATCCTGAGATCCTCGCCCTGTACCAGGTCTTTGACCTCATTGGTGTGGTGCTCAACGGCATCATCGGCGGCACCATCGCCCGCCAACGCAACTTTGACTTCATCGGTTTCCTTTTCCTCGCGCTCTTCTCCGCCCTGGGTGGGGGCATGCTGCGTGACACCCTCATCCAGGCGGGTACACCTGCCGCAATCGCGGACCCGATCTACCTGACCCTGGCTTTCGGGGGCGCGGTGATCGCCCTGGCCGTCCACTTCCAGGGGAAGACCTGGGAGATATTCAAGGTCCACGGTGATGCAGTGATCCTCGGGGTGTGGGCGGTGACCGGTTGTGTGAAGGCACTCAGCGCTGGGCTGCCCTGGTTGTCCGCGATCTTCATGGGCGTGATCACCGCGGTCGGTGGCGGCATGATCCGCGATATCTGCACCGGGGAGGTCCCGGGCATTTTCGGCGGAGGCCCTCTCTACGCGGTGCCCGCGGTGCTCTCTTCAGTGTCCATGGTTCTTTTCCATGCGGCCGACCTGGAGGCGGTGGGCATGGTGATTTCCCCGCTGGTGGGTATCGGATTGGCGGTGCTCAGCTATTGGAAGGGTTGGGTGCTGCCGGCTCCCACCAACTGGGCACCGGTGAACATGACTGCGGCCCAACTGGCGGCCGCCTTGAAACGGGCAGAGAAGCGGGGCCACCGTCAGGGACGTCATGAAGCACGCCGAGAGCATAACCGGGAGCAGGCGAAGAAGAACCCGGAGTAG
- a CDS encoding helix-turn-helix transcriptional regulator: MLSINELAALLGVSRSTVNAWRMDGAAPAEIKLDGGKLIRFRREDIDRWLESEAA; the protein is encoded by the coding sequence TTGCTCTCAATCAACGAGCTGGCCGCACTGCTGGGGGTTTCCAGGTCCACCGTCAACGCCTGGAGGATGGATGGAGCGGCCCCCGCGGAGATCAAGTTGGATGGCGGCAAGCTCATTCGCTTCCGTCGTGAAGATATTGACCGGTGGTTAGAGAGTGAAGCTGCATGA
- a CDS encoding alkaline phosphatase D family protein, translated as MPNSVTRRQLLIGGAMLTPLAIAQPAFAQSSHVSAPTPAEAPVGTLPFLHGVASGDPLPHSVVLWTRVTPGAEAQPGSGLGPDTTLAWEVARDAKFQDVVKRGECLATAARDHTVHVDPWGLAADSVYYFRFLVLDGEFSGHVSPTGRTRTAPAFEASPEQLNIAVASCANWESGFFSAYRDIAHRAFEGELDLVVFLGDYIYEHATGEYTGKRGAFRIHEPTWELTTLQDYRRRYGRYRTDPELQVAHGALPWVAIWDDHESANNSWRDGAQNHSPREGEWHTRKTAAMQAHLEWLPIRAENSSRQVSLYRGFRFGNLLELNMLDLRSYRDQQATYLPPDQGLRTFNDGSRSIMGSEQFEWLRRRISTSDTSWNVIGSSVMFAPMNLLTLQDNPRTKVIADFLGTRITGVPFNPDQWDGYAAERHRLTALLAKKDTPLLALSGDVHTEWANALSHEGREIGVEMVCASVSAPNVDENLKLPADNPLSHLAEQLLRETNPHVRHVDLDSHGYSIARIRRDEVELRWLRVTDVERQGAPVHEHLRKTWRKGVGFIS; from the coding sequence ATGCCGAACTCTGTCACTCGCCGCCAGCTTCTCATCGGTGGGGCGATGCTCACTCCCCTGGCCATCGCCCAGCCCGCCTTTGCCCAGAGCTCTCACGTATCTGCCCCCACCCCTGCCGAAGCTCCGGTAGGAACCCTGCCTTTCCTGCATGGGGTCGCCTCCGGGGATCCGTTACCTCATTCCGTGGTGCTGTGGACGCGAGTGACTCCCGGCGCTGAGGCCCAGCCCGGTTCCGGCTTGGGGCCGGACACCACCCTCGCCTGGGAGGTGGCCCGTGACGCGAAGTTCCAGGACGTGGTCAAGCGGGGTGAGTGTCTGGCTACGGCAGCCAGGGACCACACCGTCCACGTCGACCCCTGGGGGTTGGCAGCTGACAGCGTGTACTATTTCCGTTTCCTTGTGTTGGATGGGGAATTCTCCGGCCATGTCTCCCCCACCGGCCGCACCAGAACAGCTCCGGCATTTGAGGCCTCACCAGAGCAGTTGAATATCGCGGTGGCTTCCTGTGCCAACTGGGAATCCGGTTTCTTCTCCGCCTACCGCGACATCGCCCACCGCGCCTTCGAAGGTGAGTTGGATCTGGTGGTTTTCCTAGGGGATTACATCTACGAACATGCCACTGGGGAATACACCGGGAAACGCGGAGCCTTCCGGATCCACGAACCCACCTGGGAACTAACCACCCTTCAGGACTATCGACGCCGCTATGGTCGCTACCGCACCGACCCGGAACTGCAGGTCGCCCACGGCGCCCTGCCCTGGGTGGCCATCTGGGATGATCACGAAAGCGCCAATAACTCCTGGCGGGATGGCGCCCAGAACCACTCCCCAAGGGAAGGTGAATGGCACACCCGGAAAACCGCCGCCATGCAGGCCCACCTGGAGTGGCTGCCGATCCGTGCTGAAAACTCCTCCAGACAGGTTTCCCTCTACCGGGGTTTTCGTTTCGGCAACCTGCTGGAACTGAACATGCTCGATTTACGCAGCTACCGTGATCAGCAGGCCACCTACCTCCCACCGGATCAGGGATTGCGGACCTTCAATGATGGAAGTCGGAGCATCATGGGTTCTGAGCAGTTCGAATGGTTGCGCCGCCGTATCAGCACCTCCGACACCTCCTGGAATGTGATCGGCAGTTCAGTGATGTTCGCCCCCATGAACCTGCTCACCCTCCAGGACAATCCACGGACCAAGGTCATCGCCGATTTCCTGGGCACCAGGATCACCGGGGTGCCATTCAACCCCGACCAGTGGGACGGTTACGCCGCCGAACGCCACCGCTTGACGGCGCTCCTGGCCAAAAAGGACACCCCGCTGCTGGCGCTGTCCGGGGATGTCCACACCGAATGGGCCAATGCACTGAGCCATGAGGGCCGGGAAATCGGGGTGGAGATGGTCTGTGCCTCAGTATCGGCACCGAATGTGGATGAGAACCTGAAGCTGCCGGCCGATAATCCCCTCTCCCATCTGGCGGAGCAGCTCCTGCGGGAAACCAACCCCCATGTTCGGCATGTGGACCTGGATTCCCATGGCTATTCCATCGCACGCATCCGCCGGGATGAAGTGGAACTGCGCTGGCTACGTGTCACGGATGTGGAGCGCCAGGGCGCGCCGGTTCATGAGCATCTCCGGAAGACCTGGCGAAAGGGTGTTGGATTCATCTCCTGA